A portion of the Streptomyces sp. YPW6 genome contains these proteins:
- a CDS encoding site-specific integrase, whose amino-acid sequence MPAKRKSRRAFGRIRKLPSGRFQARYPGPDGVLRAADQTFPTTTDADRWLARKRIEMEEGRWLDPAEGRTTVRDWSARWLTAVSPQLKHKTQASYRSLINSLIVPALGDRELSSLRPITIVEWVGAMRTRGLSASRIRQAYRVLSQIMRAAVDNEMIGQTPCRGVKLPRMPQSEPHILTPLEASRIVRSATKPHDLLISLLAYAGLRVGEAFALRRADIDVSGGLVLVDENLAEANGTLVFDTPKSHQKRVLRIGPSLAARIGRHLETLPGGEDALLFVTPGGKPLRYNQWRKAYFDPAVATAGLTDVTPHDLRASHGTWVADRYGVMTAAHRLGHSNASVTTRHYARPVAGRDDQVAEAADSWLSGSDTENGGSAEATSD is encoded by the coding sequence ATGCCCGCCAAGCGCAAGTCCCGACGTGCCTTCGGCCGGATCCGGAAGCTGCCGTCCGGCCGGTTCCAGGCTCGGTATCCGGGGCCCGATGGTGTGCTGCGTGCCGCTGATCAGACGTTCCCGACAACGACGGACGCCGATCGCTGGCTGGCACGGAAGCGCATCGAGATGGAGGAGGGCCGCTGGCTCGACCCCGCCGAGGGACGGACCACCGTCCGCGACTGGTCGGCACGATGGCTAACCGCGGTCTCCCCGCAGCTCAAGCACAAGACACAGGCGTCGTACCGATCCCTGATCAACTCGCTGATCGTTCCGGCGCTGGGTGATCGTGAGCTTTCCAGCCTCCGGCCGATCACCATCGTCGAATGGGTCGGTGCGATGAGGACCCGTGGTCTCAGCGCCTCGCGGATCAGGCAGGCCTACCGGGTGCTCTCGCAGATCATGCGGGCCGCCGTCGACAACGAGATGATCGGGCAGACCCCGTGCAGGGGCGTGAAACTGCCTCGCATGCCGCAGAGCGAGCCGCACATCCTCACCCCGCTGGAAGCCTCACGGATCGTGCGGAGCGCGACGAAACCGCATGACCTGCTGATCTCCTTGCTCGCCTACGCGGGTCTGCGGGTCGGGGAGGCGTTCGCGTTGCGGCGAGCGGACATCGATGTGTCCGGCGGCCTGGTCCTCGTCGATGAGAACCTGGCCGAAGCGAACGGCACCCTCGTCTTCGACACTCCCAAGTCCCATCAGAAGCGGGTTTTGCGGATCGGGCCGTCACTCGCGGCGCGGATCGGCCGGCACCTGGAGACGCTGCCCGGTGGGGAGGACGCTCTCCTGTTCGTCACGCCTGGCGGCAAGCCCCTGCGCTACAACCAGTGGCGCAAGGCGTACTTCGATCCCGCCGTGGCGACTGCCGGGCTCACTGACGTCACGCCGCACGATCTTCGTGCCTCGCACGGGACATGGGTGGCCGACCGGTATGGCGTGATGACCGCCGCGCACCGGCTCGGGCACTCGAACGCGAGCGTGACCACTCGGCACTACGCCCGGCCTGTCGCTGGTCGCGACGACCAGGTGGCGGAAGCGGCGGACAGCTGGCTCAGTGGGTCGGACACCGAAAACGGCGGATCCGCGGAAGCCACTTCGGACTGA
- a CDS encoding excisionase family DNA-binding protein, whose protein sequence is MADRLLTVNQVAERLGTGLRFPRRLIEERRITFVKVGRHVRISESALEEYVSAHTVTPIVLRPASAYSYRRAA, encoded by the coding sequence GTGGCGGACCGACTGCTCACCGTGAACCAGGTCGCCGAACGCCTCGGCACCGGTCTTCGCTTCCCCCGCCGGCTCATCGAGGAACGCCGCATCACGTTCGTCAAGGTCGGCCGACATGTCCGTATCTCCGAGAGCGCCTTGGAGGAGTACGTCAGTGCCCATACGGTGACGCCGATCGTCCTGCGGCCCGCCTCGGCGTACTCGTACCGGAGGGCTGCCTGA
- the repSA gene encoding replication initiator protein RepSA — translation MAHRPSPSKQKRSTPAPRLDPTVLGDVLRVASASDYTRWEDQIRRTGGCADPVHLSGWVTHKDKTTGETLHRYSTAYEPGGRLRIACGNRRASRCPSCAWTYAGDTYHLIRAGLAGDDRRDITAAVRDHPRVFATLTAPSFGPVHNRPDRGTCRCGTAHASDSGDLGSALDPETYDYAGAALFNNHAGELWQRFTTRLRRELAIHAGIPRRELGDHLRVSFGKVAEFQKRGALHFHAVVRLDGPQGPRTPPPSWATVDLLTDAVRAAAAHSYTSVSVPAAGEQSSRTFRWGRQLDVRPVKAFGDGADVTEQAVASYVAKYATKAAETTGTLDRRIGELAELDRHRVPDHTRRLITACRELDSLYPDRRLWAWAHMLGFRGHFSSKSRTYSTTLGALRQERADYRAAQEAPALGLADREPDTVLVLTDWQYVGHGHTPGEGALAATIARDLQTNRETARDALKERTANEGEW, via the coding sequence ATGGCCCACCGGCCCTCACCCTCGAAACAAAAGCGGTCCACGCCCGCCCCACGGCTCGACCCGACCGTCCTCGGGGACGTCCTCCGGGTGGCCTCGGCCTCCGACTACACCCGCTGGGAGGACCAGATCCGCCGCACCGGCGGCTGTGCCGACCCCGTCCATCTGAGCGGCTGGGTAACCCACAAGGACAAGACCACCGGCGAGACCCTGCACCGCTACTCGACCGCGTACGAGCCGGGCGGACGCCTCCGCATCGCCTGCGGCAACCGCCGCGCCTCCCGCTGCCCCTCGTGCGCCTGGACCTACGCGGGCGACACCTACCACCTGATCCGCGCCGGCCTCGCCGGAGACGACCGCCGCGACATCACCGCCGCCGTCCGCGACCACCCGCGCGTCTTCGCCACCCTCACCGCACCCTCGTTCGGCCCCGTCCACAACCGCCCCGACCGGGGCACCTGCCGGTGCGGCACGGCGCACGCCTCGGACTCCGGGGACCTGGGCTCCGCCCTTGACCCGGAGACCTACGACTACGCGGGCGCTGCGCTCTTCAACAACCATGCCGGGGAGCTCTGGCAGCGTTTCACCACCCGGCTCCGCCGCGAACTCGCCATCCACGCAGGAATCCCACGCCGTGAGCTGGGCGACCATCTCCGCGTCTCCTTCGGCAAGGTCGCCGAATTTCAGAAGCGCGGAGCCCTCCACTTCCATGCCGTCGTACGTCTCGACGGCCCGCAGGGACCTCGTACGCCGCCGCCCTCTTGGGCCACGGTCGATCTCCTCACCGACGCGGTACGCGCCGCAGCCGCGCACTCGTATACGTCGGTCTCCGTCCCGGCTGCCGGTGAACAGTCGTCCCGGACCTTTCGATGGGGTCGACAGCTCGACGTCCGCCCGGTCAAGGCCTTCGGCGACGGGGCAGATGTCACCGAACAGGCAGTTGCCTCGTACGTGGCCAAGTACGCCACCAAAGCCGCCGAGACCACCGGCACCCTGGACCGCCGCATCGGCGAGCTCGCCGAACTCGACCGCCACCGCGTCCCCGATCACACCCGCCGACTCATCACCGCATGCCGTGAGCTCGACAGCCTCTATCCGGACCGACGTCTCTGGGCCTGGGCCCACATGCTCGGCTTCCGCGGCCACTTCTCGTCCAAGTCCCGCACCTACTCGACCACCCTCGGTGCCCTCCGCCAGGAACGCGCCGACTACCGCGCCGCCCAGGAAGCGCCTGCTCTCGGCCTAGCCGACCGCGAACCGGACACCGTCCTCGTCCTGACCGACTGGCAGTACGTCGGCCACGGTCACACCCCCGGCGAAGGCGCCCTCGCCGCCACCATCGCCCGTGACCTCCAGACCAACCGCGAGACCGCCCGCGACGCACTGAAGGAGCGGACTGCCAACGAGGGGGAGTGGTGA
- a CDS encoding mobile element transfer protein, with translation MPARDSFHSVMRIGPVQIGTHRDRTGRTAHAAVCTADRCGWSADYSSRTAAQLAARTHRCTVR, from the coding sequence ATGCCCGCCCGCGACAGCTTTCACTCCGTGATGCGTATCGGCCCCGTGCAGATCGGCACCCACCGCGACCGCACCGGCCGCACCGCCCACGCCGCCGTCTGCACTGCCGACCGCTGCGGCTGGTCCGCCGACTACTCCAGCCGGACCGCCGCCCAACTCGCCGCCCGTACCCACCGCTGCACCGTCCGATAG
- a CDS encoding DUF2637 domain-containing protein, with product MGARHGLRIDAVLIQAVIAGALSFAHLHDLAAAAGQDGWKAWAYPVSVDLLLVAAWRRLRSEGPSRLAWCWFLIALFASLGANVATAGFLDLANPPAPLRLGIAGWPALAFLGGTLLAHSSGRPDPAPSAAVTETKDVGPTRAPGAAPASSPADEPPATTALSSPPAPSPEPPVPAVLIDHARKVADEYRTRTGSPIDTDTLRSRLGVPPHLADAIAARLS from the coding sequence ATGGGCGCCCGGCACGGTCTCCGGATCGACGCGGTGTTGATCCAGGCGGTCATCGCCGGAGCTCTGTCCTTCGCCCACCTGCACGACCTCGCCGCCGCGGCCGGACAGGACGGCTGGAAGGCATGGGCCTACCCGGTCAGCGTCGACCTGCTCCTTGTCGCCGCCTGGCGTCGGCTGCGCAGCGAGGGTCCGTCTCGGTTGGCCTGGTGCTGGTTCCTGATCGCCCTGTTCGCGTCGCTCGGCGCCAACGTCGCCACCGCCGGGTTCCTCGACCTGGCCAACCCGCCGGCCCCGCTCCGGCTCGGCATCGCCGGATGGCCCGCACTCGCCTTCCTCGGCGGCACTCTCCTCGCCCACTCGTCGGGGAGGCCGGATCCAGCTCCGTCAGCCGCCGTCACGGAGACAAAGGACGTCGGGCCGACGCGTGCGCCTGGCGCCGCCCCGGCCTCATCCCCGGCCGATGAACCCCCTGCGACAACGGCCCTGTCCTCGCCCCCGGCTCCGTCCCCGGAGCCGCCCGTTCCCGCCGTGCTGATCGACCACGCCCGCAAGGTCGCCGACGAGTACCGCACCCGCACCGGATCACCGATCGACACCGACACCCTCCGCTCCCGCCTCGGCGTTCCGCCCCACCTCGCCGACGCCATCGCCGCCCGCCTCAGCTGA
- a CDS encoding FtsK/SpoIIIE domain-containing protein, whose amino-acid sequence MTAFTVALVLVVAAAGLLRWRRPAWYWLAFGVTLAALRVLVRYRSVMDACGLTVPPARWRLSLARATNRPIPEPRPPRIRRLRPTRTGLVLRLKLRPGQDVFDIAAASDRLRHSFSMFGVTAREVRSGVVEVRMTGYDVLKRVQMPAETETRAMRVPVALREDGSVHYRDYRAIPHALTLGATESGKSVYQRNLVAGLAPLDVALVGIDCKQGVELFPLARRFSALADSPDTAAELLDGLVARMADVYRLIRTHQRITVDVPDAEIAADIWDLPDELRPTPVVVLVDEVAELALYATKEEEKRRDRIITALVRLAQLGRAAGIYLEICGQRFGSELGKGITMLRAQLTGRTAHRLNDETSANMAFGDIAPDAVLAAIQIPAELRGLAIAGDASGGWHRIRAPHTSLRQAVNLCNRYADRTPDLPELAPFRPTTGTATELVPSAKASPATA is encoded by the coding sequence ATGACCGCCTTCACGGTCGCTCTGGTGCTGGTCGTCGCCGCTGCGGGTCTCCTGCGGTGGCGGCGGCCCGCCTGGTACTGGTTGGCCTTCGGGGTCACCCTGGCCGCGCTGCGGGTCTTGGTCCGGTACCGCTCGGTCATGGACGCGTGCGGGTTGACCGTTCCGCCGGCGCGGTGGCGGTTATCTCTGGCTCGGGCCACCAACCGGCCGATACCTGAGCCCCGCCCACCGCGCATCCGGCGACTGCGGCCGACTCGAACCGGCCTGGTCCTCCGACTCAAGCTCCGTCCCGGGCAGGACGTCTTCGACATCGCCGCGGCCTCGGACCGGCTTCGGCACTCGTTCTCGATGTTCGGCGTGACCGCGCGTGAGGTGCGGTCCGGCGTCGTCGAGGTGCGGATGACCGGATACGACGTGCTCAAGCGGGTGCAGATGCCCGCTGAGACGGAGACCCGGGCGATGCGGGTACCGGTCGCCCTTCGGGAGGACGGGTCGGTGCACTACCGCGACTACCGCGCGATACCTCACGCCCTCACGCTCGGTGCCACGGAGTCCGGCAAGTCGGTCTACCAACGCAACCTGGTCGCCGGCCTTGCTCCTCTGGACGTGGCCCTCGTCGGCATCGACTGCAAGCAGGGGGTCGAACTCTTCCCGCTGGCGCGGCGGTTCTCAGCGCTGGCCGACAGCCCGGACACCGCTGCCGAACTCCTCGATGGACTCGTGGCGCGTATGGCGGACGTCTACCGCCTCATCCGTACCCATCAGCGCATCACGGTCGATGTGCCGGACGCGGAGATCGCCGCCGACATCTGGGACCTGCCTGACGAGCTCCGCCCGACCCCGGTCGTCGTCTTGGTCGACGAGGTGGCCGAACTCGCCCTGTACGCAACGAAGGAGGAGGAGAAGCGGCGGGACCGCATCATCACCGCCCTGGTCCGTCTCGCGCAGCTCGGCCGCGCCGCCGGTATCTACCTCGAAATCTGCGGACAGCGCTTCGGCTCCGAACTCGGCAAGGGCATCACCATGCTCCGCGCCCAACTCACCGGCCGCACCGCCCACCGTCTCAACGACGAGACCTCCGCCAACATGGCCTTCGGCGACATCGCCCCGGACGCGGTCCTCGCCGCCATCCAGATTCCCGCCGAACTGCGAGGCCTCGCCATCGCGGGGGACGCGTCCGGCGGTTGGCACCGTATCCGCGCTCCGCACACCTCGCTCCGCCAAGCCGTGAACCTCTGCAACCGGTACGCCGACAGGACCCCGGACCTGCCCGAGCTGGCCCCTTTCCGGCCCACCACCGGCACCGCCACCGAGCTTGTGCCATCGGCGAAGGCCTCTCCGGCCACTGCCTGA
- a CDS encoding GntR family transcriptional regulator: MGTAAGGAGSGPRYVQIADDLVQQIRAGVLKAGDMVPSESELVDRYGVSGGTIRKAMVEVRASGLVETRHGKGSIVKNRPPVRHRSSDRFRRSLRQGGQAAYLAESTQSGATAKVSVLYIGPMDAPEDAAERLGVPAGTQVLARRRLYFRNGTPVETASSYLPWDVVKEIPELFAENPGGGGIYARLEDHGHEFAEFVETLQARPASKSEASELALSPGAPVVHLIREARTTAGRVVEVCDTLMAADQFVFEYRIPADD, encoded by the coding sequence ATGGGAACTGCGGCGGGAGGGGCCGGTTCCGGTCCTCGGTATGTGCAGATCGCTGATGACCTCGTGCAGCAGATCCGGGCGGGGGTTCTCAAGGCCGGCGACATGGTGCCGAGCGAATCCGAGCTGGTGGACCGCTACGGCGTCTCCGGCGGGACGATCCGTAAGGCCATGGTCGAGGTACGGGCGAGTGGGCTCGTCGAGACCAGGCACGGCAAGGGCTCGATCGTGAAGAATCGGCCCCCTGTGCGGCACCGCTCCTCCGATCGCTTCCGGCGCTCGCTCCGGCAAGGTGGCCAGGCGGCCTACCTCGCGGAGTCCACACAGTCCGGTGCCACCGCGAAAGTCAGTGTCCTCTACATCGGTCCCATGGACGCGCCCGAGGATGCGGCCGAGCGCCTGGGAGTGCCCGCCGGTACGCAGGTGTTGGCCCGCCGTCGCCTCTACTTCCGCAACGGCACCCCGGTGGAAACCGCCTCGTCGTACCTGCCCTGGGACGTGGTGAAGGAGATCCCGGAGCTGTTCGCCGAGAACCCCGGAGGCGGCGGCATCTACGCCCGACTTGAAGACCACGGGCATGAGTTCGCGGAGTTCGTCGAGACGCTGCAAGCACGCCCGGCCTCGAAGTCAGAGGCGTCGGAACTGGCGCTCAGCCCTGGTGCGCCCGTGGTTCACCTGATCCGGGAGGCCCGTACGACTGCGGGTCGGGTGGTCGAGGTGTGTGACACGCTCATGGCCGCTGACCAGTTCGTTTTCGAGTATCGGATCCCTGCCGACGACTGA
- a CDS encoding NUDIX domain-containing protein, with amino-acid sequence MLLYMSQSQEATPAPMHSVSVAGVVVREDGRLLAIRRADNGTWELPGGILELNETPEAGVAREVWEETGIHVEVDQLTGVYKNTTRGIVALVFRCKPSGGTERTSSESTAVSWLTPDEVSERMAEVYAVRLLDALDGNGPHVRSHDGKQLIAAG; translated from the coding sequence ATGCTCCTCTACATGAGTCAATCACAGGAAGCGACACCCGCTCCCATGCACTCCGTGTCCGTAGCCGGAGTAGTGGTACGCGAGGACGGCCGCCTCCTGGCAATCCGCCGAGCCGACAACGGCACCTGGGAGCTCCCCGGCGGCATCCTCGAACTCAACGAGACACCCGAGGCCGGCGTTGCCCGCGAGGTCTGGGAAGAGACAGGCATCCACGTCGAGGTGGACCAGCTCACCGGCGTCTACAAGAACACGACCCGAGGCATCGTCGCCCTGGTCTTCCGCTGCAAGCCCTCCGGCGGCACCGAACGCACATCAAGCGAGTCGACAGCCGTCTCCTGGCTCACACCCGACGAGGTCAGCGAGCGCATGGCCGAGGTCTACGCGGTCCGCCTCCTGGATGCCCTGGACGGCAACGGCCCTCACGTGCGGAGCCACGACGGCAAGCAGCTCATCGCAGCGGGATAA
- a CDS encoding reverse transcriptase domain-containing protein — MLDPKPGRTPTKPAPPTSSIRSKPVTSPSLAAIMFASPFERQAAEKMANSNLENLNLPKAVNTVLGKPLDRLPSLITDRSLANSHETLAGLAKIALTPSVAISVETITMPKKKFGHRPIVIPDVASRCLYAALVDSIDKQLEPDSRSEGNWELFEKFANDSPSEYIVDIDIAACYEFIDHEILHRELLMRTLDHDKANAIRSFLKRCSFNGRGLPQLSTPSDRLADLYLSVLERQLLRRKLPVIRYADDFRIQVKNWEMANGVIEYAAEYARELGLILSSDKTGIMRTEAHRARAKNREILQKKYFDSAKSRLTLVQLVQRDYDEEEVVEIPPDDEKALKESMRRIIVDWKAMIAGRQPDMETYKAKELRRMLPLAITVLQKDDLRIEAEVFTSLIFREPVRLERVCKYILSRMESFSETEDNWSLVRNIIEAGRIGPSGRLWLLHVAGKLHKGSSADCDWVLNWAGEQCIDRHEMVRAEAAWVSAKFGTLTDDVTVELLKTSTKISEHAIAAAMGRQGNLNASLRKSVANAGSLNREAFSWGEQN; from the coding sequence ATGCTCGACCCCAAACCGGGCAGGACACCGACCAAACCCGCTCCGCCGACCTCGTCGATCCGATCAAAACCCGTGACGAGCCCGAGCCTCGCTGCCATCATGTTTGCCTCACCCTTTGAACGGCAGGCGGCGGAGAAGATGGCGAACAGTAATTTGGAGAATTTGAACCTTCCCAAAGCGGTCAATACCGTTCTGGGAAAACCACTTGACCGATTGCCTTCACTGATTACCGATCGCTCGCTGGCCAATTCGCATGAAACTTTGGCGGGCCTTGCAAAGATTGCGTTGACGCCGAGCGTCGCCATCTCTGTTGAGACCATCACTATGCCAAAGAAAAAATTTGGACATAGGCCAATCGTAATTCCAGACGTGGCGTCCAGGTGCCTCTACGCAGCTCTTGTGGATTCCATTGACAAGCAACTAGAACCTGACAGTCGCAGTGAGGGGAACTGGGAACTCTTCGAGAAGTTCGCCAATGATTCCCCGAGCGAGTACATCGTCGACATTGACATTGCGGCCTGCTACGAGTTTATTGACCATGAGATTTTGCATCGTGAACTCCTAATGCGGACTTTGGATCACGACAAGGCTAATGCAATCCGCTCATTCCTTAAGAGGTGTTCTTTCAACGGACGAGGCCTACCCCAACTCTCGACGCCAAGCGACCGATTGGCCGACCTTTACCTTAGCGTCTTGGAACGCCAACTATTGCGCCGCAAGCTGCCTGTAATTCGCTATGCAGACGATTTCCGCATCCAGGTCAAGAACTGGGAGATGGCGAACGGAGTAATCGAGTACGCGGCAGAGTATGCACGCGAATTGGGGCTCATTTTGTCGTCCGACAAGACAGGCATCATGCGAACCGAGGCTCACAGGGCACGAGCCAAGAACAGAGAGATCCTGCAGAAAAAGTACTTCGACAGCGCAAAATCCCGCCTCACCCTCGTTCAACTGGTGCAGCGGGACTACGACGAGGAAGAAGTCGTAGAAATTCCGCCCGACGATGAAAAAGCGTTGAAGGAGTCAATGCGGCGCATCATTGTCGACTGGAAGGCCATGATTGCAGGGCGCCAGCCCGACATGGAGACCTACAAGGCAAAAGAGCTCCGACGCATGCTCCCCCTGGCCATTACAGTTCTCCAAAAGGACGATCTTCGGATTGAAGCTGAAGTCTTTACGAGCCTCATATTTCGGGAACCGGTACGCCTGGAACGAGTTTGCAAATACATCCTCAGTCGCATGGAGTCTTTTTCTGAGACTGAAGATAACTGGTCTCTAGTCCGAAATATAATTGAAGCGGGGCGGATTGGACCGTCAGGACGACTTTGGCTGCTCCACGTTGCAGGGAAGCTCCATAAGGGCAGCTCTGCAGATTGCGATTGGGTACTTAACTGGGCTGGAGAGCAGTGCATCGACCGGCATGAAATGGTAAGGGCGGAAGCCGCATGGGTGTCGGCTAAATTCGGGACGTTGACCGATGACGTGACCGTGGAACTACTGAAGACGTCGACCAAAATATCAGAACATGCGATTGCGGCAGCCATGGGCCGTCAAGGGAATCTAAATGCTTCCCTCAGGAAATCTGTTGCCAATGCAGGTTCACTGAATCGCGAAGCCTTCTCCTGGGGAGAGCAGAATTGA
- a CDS encoding Swt1 family HEPN domain-containing protein — protein sequence MSAGDPIEEQRRQLESWLGSDSYGALRAVVPSVMPAQSLALYARWWQLEAWLRELIYVELRALYGANWLDKLRAASGRQAQDAAYKHMSTSDSENPLAYLDYSQLLQVIENHWGQFEYALLESGSWNGRQEELKRVRHRIGHIRKPHRDDMGRIEQTLRDLERGAFIACAAYNKRILPSPQKFRDAMTAGWVAGEHPTAQRLIRHADIQYGVGLEVRVSRRPWASWPEDLEKAEGLFWHANFYSRDRAVDVRHLWNELRGIRPLIVHMLASHPHHVEFTFSSVDDSAGTADVIGACFDALLYSRRHGSRGIEGTGFDDEGLAEWRSRTDSIDYRIMSSSGWTIVSEDTIPISMFGAGGGVELIPEW from the coding sequence ATGAGCGCCGGAGACCCCATCGAAGAACAACGTCGACAGCTGGAAAGTTGGCTCGGCTCGGATAGCTACGGCGCCTTGCGTGCTGTCGTACCCAGCGTTATGCCTGCGCAGTCCTTGGCTCTCTACGCCCGGTGGTGGCAGTTGGAAGCGTGGCTGCGGGAACTCATCTATGTAGAGCTACGTGCTCTGTATGGCGCGAATTGGCTTGATAAATTGCGAGCTGCGTCAGGACGACAGGCACAAGATGCGGCGTACAAACACATGTCAACTTCCGATAGCGAAAACCCGCTTGCCTATCTTGACTATAGTCAACTTTTGCAGGTTATCGAAAATCACTGGGGACAGTTTGAGTATGCACTGTTGGAAAGTGGCTCTTGGAATGGGCGCCAAGAGGAGTTGAAGAGGGTACGCCATCGTATTGGCCATATCCGCAAACCGCATAGGGATGACATGGGTCGCATTGAGCAGACTCTTCGCGATCTTGAGCGGGGTGCCTTTATCGCTTGCGCTGCATACAATAAGCGCATACTGCCGAGTCCGCAAAAGTTCAGAGATGCCATGACGGCCGGATGGGTTGCAGGAGAGCATCCCACTGCGCAGCGCCTAATTCGACACGCAGATATCCAGTATGGAGTAGGTCTGGAAGTAAGAGTTAGCCGGCGTCCGTGGGCATCGTGGCCGGAAGACCTTGAGAAAGCCGAGGGACTGTTCTGGCATGCAAACTTCTACTCGCGAGACCGCGCGGTTGATGTTCGGCACCTGTGGAATGAACTTCGAGGAATCCGTCCTCTAATTGTTCACATGCTCGCAAGTCACCCTCATCATGTTGAATTCACCTTTAGCTCCGTCGATGATTCTGCGGGTACAGCCGATGTTATTGGGGCCTGTTTCGACGCTCTTCTGTATTCCCGGCGGCATGGCAGTAGAGGAATAGAGGGCACAGGCTTCGACGACGAAGGCTTGGCAGAATGGAGGAGTCGAACAGACTCTATCGATTACCGAATCATGAGCAGTAGCGGATGGACGATCGTGAGCGAGGACACTATTCCCATTAGCATGTTCGGCGCGGGTGGAGGGGTGGAGCTTATTCCGGAATGGTAA
- a CDS encoding restriction endonuclease — MAQSAGSKKINPRAYIALADALTVIFWNKPPFERYLRGMLQDHSELLARLDFSSTKRETSGHLVDLLGANEARYRDLTIKLMLDVAEMKRFPNLEQQVDRDEMVTRAEAAVVDLREWTEHHRSVVQEHREHVATIADSARQAEQARLFNADHEALQLCFLEMHAAADPHKRGTDLERFINELFGLYDLEPRASYSLDHEQIDGAFTYATDHYVIEAKWWKEPIGRSMLDIFKNNIERKGKNTLGLYVSMSGFTSDALAVYSYSTPFITMDGSDFMAVLEQRIRLDDLIARKRQHASQTGHCYLPVSAIFSGTD; from the coding sequence ATGGCGCAGAGCGCAGGTAGCAAGAAGATCAACCCGCGTGCCTACATCGCACTGGCCGACGCACTAACAGTGATCTTCTGGAACAAACCGCCCTTTGAACGGTACCTGCGGGGGATGCTGCAAGACCACAGCGAGTTGTTGGCGCGGCTCGACTTCAGCAGTACCAAGCGGGAGACATCCGGCCACCTCGTCGACCTCCTCGGGGCCAATGAAGCCAGGTACCGCGATCTAACCATCAAGCTCATGCTCGACGTCGCAGAGATGAAGCGATTCCCGAACCTAGAACAGCAGGTAGATCGGGATGAGATGGTGACGCGTGCCGAAGCGGCCGTGGTCGATCTGCGCGAGTGGACGGAGCACCACCGTTCAGTCGTTCAGGAGCACAGGGAGCACGTCGCCACCATCGCAGACAGCGCCAGGCAGGCTGAGCAAGCCCGGCTGTTCAATGCCGATCACGAGGCCCTTCAACTGTGCTTCCTCGAGATGCATGCTGCCGCAGACCCGCACAAACGTGGTACCGACCTTGAGCGCTTCATTAACGAACTGTTTGGTCTCTACGACCTCGAGCCCCGGGCGTCCTACAGCCTTGATCATGAGCAAATCGACGGGGCCTTCACCTACGCCACCGACCACTACGTCATTGAAGCCAAGTGGTGGAAGGAGCCCATCGGCCGCTCCATGCTGGACATCTTTAAGAACAACATCGAGCGTAAGGGCAAGAACACGCTGGGCCTGTACGTCAGTATGAGTGGCTTCACCTCCGATGCCTTGGCCGTCTACAGCTACAGCACGCCCTTCATCACGATGGACGGCAGCGACTTCATGGCGGTACTGGAGCAGCGCATCCGCTTGGACGACCTGATCGCCCGGAAGCGGCAGCACGCCAGCCAGACTGGTCACTGCTACTTGCCGGTGTCGGCCATCTTCTCTGGAACAGACTGA